A region of Anolis carolinensis isolate JA03-04 unplaced genomic scaffold, rAnoCar3.1.pri scaffold_7, whole genome shotgun sequence DNA encodes the following proteins:
- the rps6kb1 gene encoding ribosomal protein S6 kinase beta-1 isoform X1: MAGVFDIDLDQPDEAASDEELEEGGHLSESMDHGGVGPYDLMEHCEKFEISETSVNRGPEKIRPECFELLRVLGKGGYGKVFQVRKVTGANTSKIFAMKVLKKAMIVRNAKDTAHTKAERNILEEVKHPFIVDLIYAFQTGGKLYLILEYLSGGELFMQLEREGIFMEDTACFYLAEISMALGHLHQKGIIYRDLKPENIMLNHQGHVKLTDFGLCKESIHDGTVTHTFCGTIEYMAPEILMRSGHNRAVDWWSLGALMYDMLTGAPPFTGENRKKTIDKILKCKLNLPPYLTQEARDLLKKLLKRNAASRLGAGPGDAGEVQGHPFFRHINWEELLARKVEPPFKPLLQSEEDVSQFDAKFTRQTPVDSPDDSALSESANQVFLGFTYVAPSVLESVKEKFSFEPKIRSPRRFIGSPRTPVSPVKFCPGDFWGRGSSSGMTNAQAPVEYPMESSGIEHMDVTVCGEASAPLPIRQTNTGPYKKQAFPMISKRPEHLRMNL; this comes from the exons ATGGCGGGCGTCTTCGACATCGACCTGGACCAGCCCGACGAGGCCGCGTCGGACGAGGAACTGGAGGAAGGG GGTCACTTAAGCGAAAGCATGGACCATGGTGGAGTTGGCCCATATGACCT caTGGAGCATTGTGAAAAATTTGAGATTTCAGAAACGAGTGTGAATAGAGGTCCTGAAAAGATACGCCCAGAATGCTTTGAATTGCTGCGTGTTCTTGGAAAAGGTGGCTATGGAAAG GTATTTCAAGTTCGGAAAGTGACAGGAGCAAACACCAGTAAGATTTTTGCCATGAAGGTGCTTAAAAAG GCAATGATTGTTAGAAATGCGAAAGACACAGCACACACGAAAGCCGAGCGGAACATCTTGGAGGAAGTCAAGCATCCGTTCATTGTCGACTTGATTTATGCCTTTCAGACGGGTGGAAAACTCTACCTCATTCTTGAGTATCTCAGTG GAGGAGAACTGTTTATGCAGTTGGAGAGAGAGGGGATATTTATGGAAGACACAGCTTG CTTCTACTTGGCTGAAATCTCAATGGCTTTGGGGCATCTGCACCAGAAGGGGATCATTTATCGAGATCTCAAGCCGGAAAACATCATGCTGAATCATCAAG GTCATGTTAAGCTTACGGATTTTGGACTATGTAAGGAATCCATTCACGACGGAACCGTCACGCACACGTTCTGTGGAACAATAGAATACAT GGCCCCGGAGATCCTGATGAGGAGCGGGCACAACCGGGCCGTggactggtggagtttgggagcGTTAATGTACGACATGCTGACTGGAGCA CCTCCGTTCACTGGGGAGAACCGAAAGAAAACGATTGACAAGATTCTCAAATGTAAACTCAACTTGCCTCCCTACCTCACACAAGAAGCCAGAGATCTCCTGAAAAAG CTGCTAAAGAGAAATGCTGCCTCACGCCTAGGAGCTGGTCCTGGAGATGCTGGAGAAGTTCAG GGTCATCCTTTCTTCAGACACATTAACTGGGAAGAGCTGCTGGCCCGGAAGGTGGAGCCTCCCTTTAAACCATTATTG CAATCCGAAGAGGACGTGAGCCAGTTTGATGCAAAATTTACTCGCCAGACTCCTGTTGATAGCCCTGATGACTCAGCCCTCAGTGAAAGTGCCAACCAGGTCTTCCTG GGCTTTACGTATGTGGCTCCCTCCGTACTTGAAAGCGTGAAAGAGAAGTTTTCCTTTGAACCAAAAATCCGATCACCTCGCAGATTCATTGGCAGCCCGCGGACGCCCGTCAG CCCTGTTAAGTTCTGTCCCGGGGATTTCTGGGGACGAGGCAGTTCCTCCGGCATGACCAATGCGCAGGCACCCGTGGAGTACCCCATGGAGAGCAGCGGGATCGAGCACATGGACGTGACGGTGTGCGGAGAGGCCTCGGCGCCGCTCCCCATCCGGCAAACCAACACCGGCCCGTACAAAAAACAGGCCTTCCCCATGATCTCCAAGAGGCCGGAGCATTTGCGCATGAACCTATGA
- the tubd1 gene encoding tubulin delta chain, which produces MSIITIQLGQCGNQVGREVFDTICTDLHGGHGLCSKKENESYLAAGRERFFSEEKPGVLAARAVLVDMEPKVIGQTLSLASKSGCWTYDHQSHFCQKQGSGNNWANGYCVHGPKHKESIMNLVRKEAEKCDRLSGFLTVMSMAGGTGSGLGAFVTAGLKDAYPSSFLLNHVVWPYGTGEVIVQNYNAVLTLSHLYQSSDALLVHENDAVHKICAQLMNIKQISFRDVNRVIAHQLGSVFQPASSSSSDGATQYSRSPLGDLMEVLVPHPEFKMLGIRNIPQMSENSLPYTTFAWPGLLKHLRQMLIANAKMEEGIDWQVRPPVPGLPASRKESLKQPGRFNTSIANLVTLRGKDIQSADLGGFRDPALYTSWLNAPEDTLTVWKTPRAFNKYEKSASLVSNSQFLLKPLDSVVGKAWKMFASKAYIHQYTKFGLDEDDFLHCFTTLEQVIASYGSL; this is translated from the exons ATGTCCATCATCACCATCCAACTGGGTCAGTGTGGAAACCAAGTCGGCCGCGAAGTGTTTGACACCATCTGCACCGACTTGCACGGCGGCCACGGATTGTGCTCCAAAAAGGAGAACGAGTCCTACCTGGCCGCCGGGAGAGAACGGTTTTTCAGTGAAGAGAAACCCGGAG TCCTTGCGGCTCGCGCTGTTCTGGTGGACATGGAACCCAAAGTGATTGGCCAGACTTTATCTCTGGCCTCCAAGTCTGGCTGCTGGACGTACGACCATCAATCGCACTTCTGTCAAAAGCAAGGATCGGGGAATAATTGGGCAAATGG TTACTGCGTCCATGGGCCCAAACACAAAGAATCCATCATGAACCTGGTGCGGAAAGAGGCGGAGAAATGCGACCGGCTGAGTGGATTTCTGACCGTCATGAGCATGGCCGGCGGGACAGGATCCGGCCTGGGCGCCTTTGTTACGGCAGGCCTGAAAGATGCGTATCCGAGCTCATTCCTGCTCAACCACGTCGTCTGGCCCTATGGAACCGGGGAG GTGATTGTTCAGAACTACAACGCGGTGCTGACTCTCTCGCACCTTTACCAATCCTCTGATGCCCTCCTGGTCCACGAAAACGACGCCGTCCACAAGATCTGTGCGCAGCTCATGAACATCAAGCAGATCTCTTTCCGAGACGTCAACCGGGTCATTGCGCATCAGTTGGGGAGCGTCTTCCAgccggcttcctcctcctcctctgacggAGCTACTCAGTACAGCAGGAGTCCTTTAG GGGATCTAATGGAAGTCCTTGTTCCCCATCCCGAGTTCAAGATGTTGGGTATCCGGAATATTCCTCAAATGTCTGAAAACTCCCTCCCGTACACCACGTTTGCATGGCCCGGGCTCCTGAAACACTTGCGGCAGATGCTGATCGCAAACGCAAAAATGGAAGAAG GTATTGACTGGCAGGTACGGCCACCCGTCCCTGGGCTCCCGGCCTCTCGGAAAGAGTCTCTAAAGCAGCCGGGCCGTTTTAATACCTCCATTGCCAACCTGGTGACCTTGCGAGGAAAAGACATCCAGAGTGCAGACCTAG GAGGCTTCCGAGACCCTGCCCTGTACacctcatggctcaatgctccagAGGACACCCTGACGGTCTGGAAAACCCCAAGAGCCTTTAATAAGTACGAGAAATCAGCCTCCCTGGTGAGCAACAGCCAGTTTTTGCTCAAGCCCCTCGACAGCGTGGTGGGGAAGGCGTGGAAAATGTTCGCCTCCAA GGCTTATATTCACCAGTATACCAAGTTTGGGTTGGATGAAGACGATTTCTTGCACTGTTTCACCACTCTGGAGCAAGTAATTGCCAGTTATGGCAGCCTCTGA
- the rps6kb1 gene encoding ribosomal protein S6 kinase beta-1 isoform X2: protein MAGVFDIDLDQPDEAASDEELEEGGHLSESMDHGGVGPYDLMEHCEKFEISETSVNRGPEKIRPECFELLRVLGKGGYGKVFQVRKVTGANTSKIFAMKVLKKAMIVRNAKDTAHTKAERNILEEVKHPFIVDLIYAFQTGGKLYLILEYLSGGELFMQLEREGIFMEDTACFYLAEISMALGHLHQKGIIYRDLKPENIMLNHQGHVKLTDFGLCKESIHDGTVTHTFCGTIEYM, encoded by the exons ATGGCGGGCGTCTTCGACATCGACCTGGACCAGCCCGACGAGGCCGCGTCGGACGAGGAACTGGAGGAAGGG GGTCACTTAAGCGAAAGCATGGACCATGGTGGAGTTGGCCCATATGACCT caTGGAGCATTGTGAAAAATTTGAGATTTCAGAAACGAGTGTGAATAGAGGTCCTGAAAAGATACGCCCAGAATGCTTTGAATTGCTGCGTGTTCTTGGAAAAGGTGGCTATGGAAAG GTATTTCAAGTTCGGAAAGTGACAGGAGCAAACACCAGTAAGATTTTTGCCATGAAGGTGCTTAAAAAG GCAATGATTGTTAGAAATGCGAAAGACACAGCACACACGAAAGCCGAGCGGAACATCTTGGAGGAAGTCAAGCATCCGTTCATTGTCGACTTGATTTATGCCTTTCAGACGGGTGGAAAACTCTACCTCATTCTTGAGTATCTCAGTG GAGGAGAACTGTTTATGCAGTTGGAGAGAGAGGGGATATTTATGGAAGACACAGCTTG CTTCTACTTGGCTGAAATCTCAATGGCTTTGGGGCATCTGCACCAGAAGGGGATCATTTATCGAGATCTCAAGCCGGAAAACATCATGCTGAATCATCAAG GTCATGTTAAGCTTACGGATTTTGGACTATGTAAGGAATCCATTCACGACGGAACCGTCACGCACACGTTCTGTGGAACAATAGAATACATGTGA